Below is a genomic region from Cloeon dipterum chromosome 2, ieCloDipt1.1, whole genome shotgun sequence.
CTTGGAGACTCTCAAGGCTCTGAGGGAGCTGTGCAAAAGATACGAAGCAGCAGCCGGCGCCAAGTATTTCCTGGTTGCCGAGCTGGAGAAGCTGAATTACAACTACGAGGTCAAGAAGCTCAAGCTGCAGAGGATTAACGAGCTGTGCAAGGATGCCACGCAAATCAAGGTCACGTCTCTGGAGATTAAGACGCAGGCTCAGCGGCAGAACCTGGAGGAAAAGCTGTTCCACGCCAGTACCGAGGAGGAAGAGAGCCTCGCGGCTGTCAAGTCTGCTATCGAGTCTCTCCAGCAGTTTGACTCCACCATTTTCAGCTTTGCAAACATCATGCTTGGCCCCTATGTAAGTCaagaaactaattttaaaaacaactactctatttaaaagaaataattaggGTTACATTATTTACTACTTTGGttaatataactttttaaattttttctgaaattttgaaccACAATATTACAATTTCACTAAGGTGAACGCTAAGATTTAAGGCAAACTTCTTGGAATcactatttaataaataaaaaatggaaagaattTTAACTTAAGCAATgctttaatacaaaaatccaattaaaaatgaaatttttctttcatttccaCTGCTAACAAGAGTGACACTTCATAATTTTGTTCACTTCCAGTGCGAAAGCAAGGTTAAGGAGCTGCAGTTCGGTCCATGCCAGAAGCTGTCAAACCAGAAGAACGTGGAAATCGAGACCGTGCAGAACGCCTTCCTGCGTTGCTCGGCGGTGCTGCAGAAGTGCTACTTCGCGCTGAAAGGGCTGTGCTGCGTGAGCCCGGAGGTGCAGGCGCAATACGAGGATCTGCTTTCGTTCGTGCGCCAGAGCGGCAACGTCACCTTCAAGGCGGCCGAGGAGGACGTGCCGGACGGCAAAAGGTCCAACGAAGAGTTTGACCACCTGATGGACGAGTTCGAGCAGGAGCTGATGGCCAGGCCGCTCGACCAGACCTTCGAAGCAGCTGCGCCGCCGTCTTCAGAGAGCATGGATGCTACGTTCTGCATTGAAACCAAGAAGGCACCAAAGAGGCAGCCGATGGAGGCGCCCTTCAGGGTCAAACCCTACTCAGGTGCGTTGAATACTGGAAGGATCTAGCTTGATGTTCTTTTGGTCACAATCAGTGAGGAAGTCTAGTGTTGAggtactaatttttttatttggtatttttgtggcacaaacaaaacagtttcaaccaaatttaatcttgaatacaaattttcgtaggtgcagaaattaaaaaaaaaataaggttcctaataatttaaagattgTAATAAATGATATCGATTAACCGTTCAACTGAATTTTAGTGACAGGAAAATGATCATGTGTcttcttaaaatattcttgaattttcaaaaattatttggtgataaataaatttacgttAGTTCTTTACCTTTAAGAAAACAGTTTCACGTCATCGAGaagttgtaaattttctagtttaaaAAAGTCTCAACTCTCGcagattaatttcaatttttgcgaaGATTATCaagtgaattgaataaatctaaaatccaattttaaattgtcaggTGGATTGAAGAGGAAGCCAGGGACGCCGATGCGAAGTGCATTCAGGAACAAAATTCGGATCACATCGACCATCAGCTCCGCAGCGAAGATCGCCAAGCCAGTCTCAGCGGTGCGGAAAGTAGCGACAAACAAAGAAAACGACCCTGCTTAGCTATGAACTTTTCGCCTAGCTCTTCTGTAAATATCTTCCTCGCCGACACGacaagagaaatatttatttcttcttctaTCCTGTCAGATTAAATCAACTAATGTAAATAACACGATCTCGCACTGTAAATAACACATCTGAATTATAGTTTTCTGTTGTGGGACGGATTTATTGATGCCTTGCTTCATTGATAATAAATAGTTTCGCTAATAAATAACATTATCgcttttgcagaaaattcaaTGTCTGTTCTTTAGCTTGACTCCCTCGTTCATGTTgtcctgaaaaattaaataaataacaaataaaatcgatttgaagCGAACAAATTATTACATAGAAGTCGATGGCGGAGTCAAGCAGGTTGTGGGATGAACTGCTATCGCCCTGGCGGCTGCTGGCTGCGTTTCCGTGCGGCAGGTAGTACCCTGCGGAGTGAGAGGGTCGAAACAGGAACGACAGGAGGGCGTGCAGCAGGAATGAAATGAAGGACAGTCCAGCTAGAAGACCAATCGGGTCGAATCCACCGAAGCCAacactgaaattttgattttattcacGAAATTTGTCGGAAATCtttgtaattgttatttttagcttggataaaattgtttgttatgGTTTATGGTGTTTTCCTttggttattaaaataaaatcccacGCT
It encodes:
- the LOC135936143 gene encoding uncharacterized protein LOC135936143, whose protein sequence is MYTPSPYGAAAVAQDRGYSVGFGGFDPIGLLAGLSFISFLLHALLSFLFRPSHSAGYYLPHGNAASSRQGDSSSSHNLLDSAIDFYDNMNEGVKLKNRH